In the Taeniopygia guttata chromosome 12, bTaeGut7.mat, whole genome shotgun sequence genome, one interval contains:
- the HESX1 gene encoding homeobox expressed in ES cells 1 isoform X1 codes for MLAEGEGMAGPSLCAATTAASPDLHKVPGLGESKTTPCSFSIESILGLEQKKDGIPAGKPHRPWMDACTSLALLFLLFLVLGDDSNPHLQTPVVCYENPLFHARSDPVQEENVLKCEKYFSVTERLSFKRELSWYRGRRPRTAFTRNQIEVLENVFKMNSYPGIDIREELARKLDLDEDRIQIWFQNRRAKLKRSHRESQFLMVKNTFTSSLLE; via the exons ATGCTGGCTGAGGGTGAAGGCATGGCCGGTCCCTCGCTGTGTGCTGCCACCACGGCGGCCTCTCCGGACCTGCACAAGGTGCCCGGCTTGGGAGAGAGTAAAACCACACCCTGCTCCTTTTCAATTGAGAGTATATTGGGACTGGAGCAGAAAAAAGATGGCATTCCAGCTGGGAAACCTCACAGACCTTGGATGGATGCATGCACCAGCCTGG CTCTCCTTTTCTTGCTCTTTCTAGTTTTAGGTGATGACAGTAATCcccatctgcaaacccctgttGTTTGCTATGAAAATCCATTATTTCATGCTAGAAGTGATCCAGTGCAAGAGGAAAACgttttgaaatgtgaaaaatatttttcagttactGAAAGGCTGTCTTTCAAACGAGAATTGAGCTGGTACAGGGGTAGAAGACCAAGAACTGCATTCACTAGAAACCAG ATTGAAGTcttggaaaatgtttttaaaatgaactCCTACCCTGGCATTGATATTAGAGAAGAATTAGCTCGCAAATTAGATTTAGATGAAGACAGGATCCAG ATCTGGTTTCAGAACCGTCGTGCAAAGCTGAAAAGATCACACAGAGAATCTCAGTTTCTAATGGTGAAAAATACTTTCACCTCCAGCCTGCTAGAGTAG
- the HESX1 gene encoding homeobox expressed in ES cells 1 isoform X2: protein MLAEGEGMAGPSLCAATTAASPDLHKVPGLGESKTTPCSFSIESILGLEQKKDGIPAGKPHRPWMDACTSLVLGDDSNPHLQTPVVCYENPLFHARSDPVQEENVLKCEKYFSVTERLSFKRELSWYRGRRPRTAFTRNQIEVLENVFKMNSYPGIDIREELARKLDLDEDRIQIWFQNRRAKLKRSHRESQFLMVKNTFTSSLLE from the exons ATGCTGGCTGAGGGTGAAGGCATGGCCGGTCCCTCGCTGTGTGCTGCCACCACGGCGGCCTCTCCGGACCTGCACAAGGTGCCCGGCTTGGGAGAGAGTAAAACCACACCCTGCTCCTTTTCAATTGAGAGTATATTGGGACTGGAGCAGAAAAAAGATGGCATTCCAGCTGGGAAACCTCACAGACCTTGGATGGATGCATGCACCAGCCTGG TTTTAGGTGATGACAGTAATCcccatctgcaaacccctgttGTTTGCTATGAAAATCCATTATTTCATGCTAGAAGTGATCCAGTGCAAGAGGAAAACgttttgaaatgtgaaaaatatttttcagttactGAAAGGCTGTCTTTCAAACGAGAATTGAGCTGGTACAGGGGTAGAAGACCAAGAACTGCATTCACTAGAAACCAG ATTGAAGTcttggaaaatgtttttaaaatgaactCCTACCCTGGCATTGATATTAGAGAAGAATTAGCTCGCAAATTAGATTTAGATGAAGACAGGATCCAG ATCTGGTTTCAGAACCGTCGTGCAAAGCTGAAAAGATCACACAGAGAATCTCAGTTTCTAATGGTGAAAAATACTTTCACCTCCAGCCTGCTAGAGTAG